In the Paenibacillus pabuli genome, one interval contains:
- a CDS encoding proline racemase family protein translates to MRISKLVSTIDTHTGGNPTRTVTSGAPELIGRTMTEKMVYMSEHYDHFRRALMLEPRGHEVMSGCILTPPCNKSADIGVVFIESGGYLPMCGHDTIGLCTALIEGGIYPGNKDVIHLDTPAGMVKAKLTVEDGKVKKVSFTNIASFLYQSDVRVRVEGIGVISVDIAYGGNFYGLVDARPLHLPLVPGRGSEIVELAIKIREAINREIEVVHPEIPVIRGLTHIEFYSDPVSPSANCRNTVVVPPGGIDRSPCGTGTSAKVAVLHAKGELQKGEEFVHESIVGSLFQAKVLEETTVGGLAAVIPEISGSAWITGFHQFVYQEQDPLSQGFFLL, encoded by the coding sequence TTGAGAATATCCAAGCTGGTGAGCACAATCGACACCCACACGGGGGGGAACCCCACCCGGACCGTGACAAGCGGAGCACCCGAGCTGATCGGCCGTACAATGACCGAGAAGATGGTGTACATGTCCGAACATTACGACCATTTCCGCCGGGCTCTAATGCTGGAACCGCGGGGGCATGAAGTGATGTCAGGCTGCATTTTGACTCCGCCGTGCAACAAAAGTGCAGACATCGGGGTTGTCTTTATCGAAAGCGGTGGATATTTGCCGATGTGCGGACACGACACGATCGGCCTATGCACGGCACTGATCGAGGGAGGAATTTACCCCGGGAACAAAGACGTTATCCATTTGGATACGCCAGCAGGAATGGTTAAAGCAAAGCTTACAGTGGAGGACGGGAAGGTAAAGAAGGTTTCGTTCACAAACATCGCTTCTTTTTTATACCAATCGGATGTACGGGTTCGCGTTGAGGGTATTGGCGTCATTTCCGTTGATATTGCGTATGGCGGCAATTTTTACGGGCTTGTGGACGCGCGCCCGCTTCATCTGCCACTCGTTCCCGGACGGGGTTCGGAGATCGTGGAGCTGGCGATCAAGATCCGGGAGGCGATCAATCGCGAAATCGAGGTGGTACATCCCGAAATTCCCGTCATTCGCGGACTCACTCATATTGAGTTTTACAGTGACCCGGTCTCGCCGTCCGCCAACTGTCGGAATACGGTTGTCGTACCCCCTGGCGGCATTGACCGCTCTCCATGCGGCACGGGAACTTCTGCGAAAGTTGCCGTGCTTCACGCCAAGGGGGAGCTGCAAAAAGGGGAGGAGTTCGTGCATGAGAGCATCGTAGGCTCCTTGTTCCAGGCAAAAGTATTGGAAGAAACGACCGTGGGCGGTTTGGCGGCAGTCATTCCCGAAATATCCGGTTCAGCGTGGATTACGGGCTTTCATCAGTTTGTTTATCAGGAGCAGGATCCGTTGAGTCAGGGATTTTTCCTGCTCTAA
- a CDS encoding aldehyde dehydrogenase family protein has product MKNSRNWIGGEWIEPTAGECAVINPSNTKEQVGVLHLSDSSQVIQAEQAAREAYGSWSGLSGSVRAGHLERMADLLQSKSDDVANLASMEMGKPIAEMRGEVSRGVNLLRYYAAEGLRANGAVIPSSEQNVLQFTRKVSLGVAGIITPWNFPVAIPIWKIAPALICGNTVVWKPAELASLTATRLAELFEEAGLPPGVINLVIGKGSQIGKAMLEQTPLDAVSFTGSTSTGLGIAQICAKRNIKYQTEMGGKNAAIVLNDADLETAVSLIVSGAFRSAGQKCTATSRIIVESGIYDSFIKKLSYALSNIKLAPALDSEAYLGPVASASQYETVMSYMHMASEQADILAQGPPLSGDQDGYYIRPIVAAGVGAGHPLIQEEIFGPVATVLEAADFDEAVALCNQSIYGLSASLFTQNLSHAHRFLDEARAGMVRVNQETAGVEYQAPFGGMKLSSSHTREQGQAALDFFTELKTCAISYR; this is encoded by the coding sequence ATGAAAAACAGCCGCAACTGGATCGGGGGAGAATGGATAGAGCCGACAGCGGGAGAGTGCGCCGTAATCAACCCATCCAACACCAAGGAGCAGGTGGGGGTGCTGCATTTATCGGATTCATCACAAGTCATTCAGGCGGAGCAGGCGGCGCGTGAAGCTTACGGCTCCTGGTCTGGCTTGAGCGGCTCTGTCAGAGCCGGTCATTTGGAACGGATGGCGGATTTGCTTCAGTCAAAATCGGATGACGTCGCTAACCTCGCAAGTATGGAGATGGGGAAGCCGATTGCGGAAATGCGCGGGGAAGTAAGCCGGGGAGTGAACCTGCTGCGTTATTACGCCGCCGAGGGACTCCGGGCGAACGGGGCGGTCATCCCTTCCAGCGAGCAGAATGTGCTGCAGTTCACCAGGAAGGTTTCTCTCGGCGTGGCGGGCATCATTACGCCATGGAATTTCCCCGTTGCCATTCCGATCTGGAAAATAGCACCCGCGCTGATTTGCGGAAACACAGTGGTATGGAAACCGGCGGAGCTTGCATCGCTGACCGCGACCAGGCTGGCGGAACTGTTTGAAGAAGCTGGGCTTCCGCCAGGTGTCATCAATCTGGTTATCGGCAAGGGCAGCCAGATCGGTAAAGCGATGCTTGAGCAAACTCCTTTGGACGCCGTAAGTTTTACCGGCTCCACGTCCACAGGCCTTGGCATTGCCCAAATTTGCGCCAAGCGCAATATCAAATATCAGACCGAAATGGGCGGCAAAAATGCTGCGATCGTATTAAACGACGCCGATCTTGAAACGGCTGTGTCGCTCATTGTCAGCGGTGCGTTTCGGTCGGCGGGGCAAAAATGTACGGCAACAAGCCGGATTATCGTTGAGTCGGGAATCTATGATTCGTTCATCAAGAAATTGTCGTATGCCTTGTCCAATATCAAGCTGGCTCCGGCGCTTGACAGCGAGGCTTATCTTGGTCCCGTGGCTTCCGCAAGCCAGTACGAAACCGTGATGTCTTATATGCATATGGCGAGCGAACAAGCGGATATTCTGGCGCAAGGTCCGCCGCTCTCCGGAGATCAGGATGGTTATTATATCCGGCCGATCGTAGCCGCTGGCGTAGGCGCAGGACACCCCCTGATCCAGGAGGAAATATTCGGACCCGTCGCCACGGTGCTGGAAGCAGCCGACTTTGACGAAGCGGTGGCTTTGTGCAATCAATCGATTTACGGTCTGAGCGCTTCGCTGTTTACTCAAAATTTATCGCATGCCCACCGGTTCCTGGACGAGGCCCGGGCCGGAATGGTCCGTGTTAATCAGGAAACCGCGGGTGTTGAGTATCAGGCGCCTTTTGGCGGTATGAAGCTGTCAAGCTCCCATACGCGCGAGCAGGGCCAGGCTGCACTGGACTTCTTTACCGAGCTTAAGACGTGCGCCATTTCTTATCGATAG
- a CDS encoding (2Fe-2S)-binding protein — protein MKRSMIICRCEEVTLIQLEAAYESGCHTSRQLKMKTRAGMGACQGRICRHLLETWVHAKNPESPPDSELLPHRPPVRPVTFGQLANGEA, from the coding sequence ATGAAACGCTCCATGATCATTTGCCGATGCGAAGAAGTAACCCTCATTCAATTGGAGGCCGCATACGAGTCAGGATGCCATACTTCAAGGCAGCTAAAAATGAAAACACGGGCCGGTATGGGAGCCTGCCAGGGCAGGATATGCCGGCATCTCCTCGAAACCTGGGTACATGCCAAAAATCCGGAGTCTCCCCCTGATTCGGAGCTGCTGCCCCACCGTCCTCCGGTGCGACCGGTGACCTTTGGCCAGCTGGCTAATGGTGAAGCGTAA
- a CDS encoding NAD(P)/FAD-dependent oxidoreductase gives MNAESAEVVVIGGGIIGMSIAYYAARQGMDVVVVERGELAGGTSSKCDGNILAIDKDPGFDSQMSLKSQELVAEWARELDEEFEYRAPGSILVCETEEEMLAAESWVLRQREAGLPFRMLDQKDLRSEWPALAEDLLGGLECATDSTVNPVLLTYSLASAARRYGARLRVHTSVTAIMLDAQRRIRGVETTGGTIHAQTVINAAGVWSKHIGQMVGLDIPIEPRKGHILVASRWESIGKRKVMEFGYLISKFGGKRSVDPKFEQYGIALVFEPTASQNFLIGSSRQFVGMDARVDQEVIRLMAERAIRFFPALEQIPLLRTYAGLRPWTPDHLPIVSAVDEIPGFYIAAGHEGDGISLAAVTGKVISEMLNGAETCIPVDPLRYDRFRHEAGRQEVIF, from the coding sequence ATGAATGCTGAATCTGCGGAGGTTGTTGTTATCGGCGGCGGGATTATCGGCATGTCCATCGCTTATTATGCGGCGAGGCAAGGTATGGATGTGGTTGTGGTGGAGCGGGGAGAACTCGCCGGAGGGACCTCTTCCAAATGCGACGGCAATATTCTTGCGATTGACAAGGATCCCGGCTTTGACAGCCAGATGTCCTTAAAATCGCAGGAACTGGTGGCGGAATGGGCCCGGGAGCTCGATGAGGAATTTGAGTATCGCGCCCCCGGAAGCATCCTTGTCTGCGAGACGGAAGAGGAGATGCTTGCCGCCGAAAGCTGGGTTTTACGCCAGAGGGAGGCCGGCCTTCCCTTCCGCATGCTCGACCAAAAAGATCTGCGCAGCGAATGGCCAGCGCTGGCCGAAGATCTGCTCGGCGGCTTAGAGTGCGCAACGGATTCCACGGTAAATCCGGTGCTGCTCACCTATTCGCTGGCATCCGCCGCTCGCCGGTATGGAGCCAGGCTGCGGGTTCATACATCCGTTACGGCGATTATGCTTGATGCTCAGCGGAGAATCCGCGGGGTAGAGACCACCGGCGGCACGATTCATGCACAGACCGTCATCAATGCTGCCGGGGTGTGGTCGAAGCATATTGGACAAATGGTCGGGCTGGATATTCCGATCGAACCCCGCAAAGGGCACATTCTGGTCGCTTCCCGCTGGGAAAGCATCGGGAAGCGAAAGGTGATGGAATTTGGTTACCTGATCAGCAAGTTTGGCGGAAAGCGGAGCGTTGACCCGAAATTTGAACAATACGGGATCGCGCTTGTATTCGAACCGACCGCATCGCAAAATTTTCTGATTGGATCGAGCCGCCAATTTGTAGGGATGGACGCTCGCGTGGACCAGGAGGTCATCCGGCTTATGGCCGAAAGGGCAATTCGCTTTTTCCCTGCCCTGGAACAGATTCCGCTGCTTCGAACCTACGCGGGATTACGTCCCTGGACACCGGATCATCTGCCGATTGTATCTGCCGTTGATGAAATTCCCGGGTTCTACATCGCGGCCGGACACGAAGGTGATGGCATCAGCCTGGCTGCCGTTACGGGAAAAGTCATTAGCGAAATGCTGAACGGAGCGGAGACCTGTATTCCGGTTGATCCGCTGCGTTATGACCGTTTCCGCCACGAGGCGGGCCGACAGGAGGTAATCTTTTGA
- a CDS encoding dihydrodipicolinate synthase family protein, whose translation MATFEGVYVALVTPFTADYEVDYKRLAELCDDLISQGVNGLIPAGSLGEYATLTREERAKVVETVIEAAAGRVPVVVGSAAPSTKQVADWVRHAKDAGAAGVMALPPINYKPLESEVIAHYEAVNEVGLPIIVYNNPHDYKVDLTPQLLSRLSELEHVVAVKEFSGDIRRVHDILAHTDLEVMIGVDDLAMEGALCGATGWISGVPNALPKEGVELFNLARQGKVREATVLYRHLLPLFHFDASPQLVQSIKYMMELAGFPVGPTRPPRLPLPAADYIAIKEAFEFAVKREISQP comes from the coding sequence ATGGCAACATTTGAAGGAGTTTATGTCGCGCTTGTCACACCGTTTACAGCGGATTACGAGGTCGATTACAAACGTCTGGCGGAGCTTTGCGATGACCTTATCTCACAAGGCGTGAACGGCTTGATCCCGGCTGGATCATTAGGCGAATATGCGACATTAACGCGGGAGGAGCGGGCCAAGGTTGTGGAGACGGTCATCGAAGCCGCGGCAGGCCGAGTGCCTGTAGTCGTCGGTTCCGCGGCGCCATCCACCAAGCAAGTGGCAGATTGGGTACGGCATGCCAAGGACGCGGGAGCTGCCGGCGTAATGGCACTGCCACCAATCAATTACAAGCCACTTGAGTCTGAGGTCATCGCTCATTATGAAGCGGTGAATGAGGTGGGTTTGCCGATCATCGTTTACAACAACCCGCATGATTACAAAGTTGATTTGACTCCCCAGCTGCTTTCCAGGCTTTCCGAGCTTGAACATGTCGTGGCCGTGAAGGAATTCTCCGGGGACATCCGCCGCGTGCACGATATTTTGGCCCATACGGATCTGGAAGTGATGATCGGCGTTGACGATTTGGCTATGGAAGGTGCGCTGTGCGGGGCAACGGGCTGGATTTCAGGCGTGCCAAATGCTCTTCCTAAGGAAGGAGTGGAGTTATTCAATCTGGCGAGACAAGGCAAAGTTCGGGAGGCGACTGTTCTATATCGCCATCTTCTCCCTTTGTTCCACTTTGATGCCAGTCCGCAGCTTGTCCAATCGATCAAATATATGATGGAACTGGCCGGATTCCCGGTAGGACCGACGCGTCCGCCTCGCCTGCCACTCCCGGCAGCCGACTATATCGCCATTAAAGAAGCATTTGAGTTTGCCGTGAAGCGCGAAATAAGCCAGCCATGA
- a CDS encoding proline racemase family protein: METTKWYAALDTHSCGQPLRIITGGVPQINGSSQHAKSLFFKRHFDSVRKLLLAEPRGHREMTGAIVTASTTPEASFGLLFLNQEGLSAISGHGIIATVAAWASTGQLSASDAANGVLIDCPAGTVKAFADFDGHEVRSVSFLNVPSFIYAEQLAVKVQGMEIRVDVAFGGEFYAVVDMSALGDGDVFNLPKLREWGRVIREEIERRLEVKHPHLDWISGIHGVFFYQRGDASCDDRTPHRLAYRCTAAFAGEQLDRSPGGAGTCAHMAFLHSCGSLKPGQQIVYEGITGARIVGSIEGEKDIHGYRAVIPRLTGTAHILGFMNFLLDPSDSLPEGFVLY, encoded by the coding sequence ATGGAAACAACGAAGTGGTATGCGGCGCTCGATACGCATTCCTGCGGTCAGCCGCTGCGGATCATCACCGGGGGGGTGCCTCAGATCAATGGCTCCTCTCAGCATGCGAAGTCTTTATTTTTCAAACGGCATTTCGATTCCGTCAGGAAGCTGCTGCTGGCTGAACCGCGAGGGCATCGTGAGATGACGGGAGCGATTGTAACGGCATCGACAACGCCAGAAGCGAGCTTTGGATTGTTATTTCTGAACCAGGAAGGCCTTTCGGCCATCAGCGGCCACGGAATCATCGCCACCGTTGCGGCATGGGCGTCGACGGGACAGCTATCTGCTTCGGACGCTGCCAACGGCGTTCTGATCGATTGCCCGGCCGGAACGGTCAAGGCCTTTGCCGATTTCGACGGGCATGAAGTCCGGTCAGTTTCTTTTTTGAATGTCCCAAGCTTCATTTATGCCGAGCAGCTTGCGGTGAAGGTTCAAGGCATGGAGATAAGGGTCGATGTCGCTTTTGGCGGTGAGTTTTATGCTGTGGTCGATATGTCAGCTTTGGGAGACGGAGATGTGTTCAACCTTCCAAAGCTGCGTGAATGGGGCAGGGTGATCCGCGAGGAGATCGAACGGCGGCTTGAGGTGAAGCATCCGCACCTGGACTGGATATCCGGAATTCACGGCGTCTTTTTTTATCAAAGGGGAGATGCATCGTGCGATGACCGAACCCCCCACCGGCTCGCATATCGCTGCACGGCTGCATTTGCCGGAGAGCAGCTTGACCGGTCGCCAGGAGGGGCTGGCACCTGCGCTCACATGGCATTCCTGCATTCCTGCGGTTCGCTGAAGCCAGGGCAGCAGATCGTTTATGAAGGGATCACTGGCGCGCGAATCGTGGGAAGCATCGAAGGGGAAAAGGACATTCACGGGTATAGAGCCGTCATTCCTCGGCTCACCGGAACCGCTCACATCCTGGGATTCATGAATTTCTTGCTCGATCCGTCAGATTCGCTGCCGGAAGGTTTTGTTCTGTACTGA
- a CDS encoding ABC transporter substrate-binding protein, with protein sequence MNKAKRVAGVVLSSVLTISLLLSGCSDSGGPEAQGGKNGQKEPVTLKFSFWGDTIEKKTVTEALERFEQETGIQVEPMHVPADYLTKMTTMVAGNVAPDLGYLSSGAALSWGRDGKLLNLTPFMENDPDFKKEDYLDQIWYEIEPGNIIGMSTAVEGYGLMYNKDLLLEAGVELPPTDANKAWDWDTFVEYAKKLTLDDQGRNALDPNFNPDKIRQFGLQYDPYNMMAAVVSNGGNFLTEDGKGFGLAQPEAIEAIQKLADLMYVHHVSPTPLQTKNMPDTALQTKKVAMTVSGNWALQAFAEQDFNLGVGVLPKLKESNTLLDGAPTVIFKSTKHPEEAWLLYKYMTDPESVLPLIEGGLWMPLKKEWYTNPELINKWAAGNKAHPEGYTEAFMKQTIENGFRTPGFEVKNLDKINALVTPALDLVWTGKQKAEEALKGVEPKVLPLIEGYYGR encoded by the coding sequence ATGAACAAAGCCAAACGTGTCGCAGGAGTGGTTTTATCGTCTGTTCTGACGATCAGCTTGTTGCTGTCGGGATGCTCGGACAGTGGAGGTCCCGAAGCCCAAGGTGGCAAGAACGGCCAAAAGGAGCCGGTCACGCTTAAATTTTCCTTCTGGGGAGACACCATTGAAAAGAAAACGGTTACAGAAGCGCTTGAGCGCTTTGAGCAGGAAACCGGCATCCAGGTAGAGCCGATGCATGTTCCAGCGGATTATTTGACCAAAATGACAACAATGGTCGCAGGGAACGTTGCGCCGGATCTCGGTTATTTGTCATCGGGGGCCGCTCTGAGCTGGGGACGTGACGGGAAACTGCTGAACCTCACACCGTTTATGGAGAACGACCCTGATTTTAAAAAGGAGGATTATCTGGACCAGATATGGTATGAAATCGAACCAGGCAACATCATCGGGATGAGTACCGCCGTCGAAGGTTATGGTCTTATGTACAATAAGGATTTGCTGCTGGAAGCTGGGGTCGAGCTGCCTCCAACGGATGCGAACAAAGCATGGGATTGGGACACGTTTGTGGAGTACGCCAAAAAATTAACGCTGGACGATCAAGGAAGAAATGCGTTGGATCCGAATTTTAACCCGGATAAAATCAGACAGTTTGGCCTTCAATATGATCCGTATAACATGATGGCGGCGGTAGTCTCCAATGGTGGCAACTTCCTGACCGAAGACGGCAAAGGCTTCGGGCTTGCCCAGCCGGAAGCGATCGAAGCGATTCAAAAGCTTGCAGATCTGATGTATGTGCATCATGTTTCCCCTACTCCGCTGCAGACCAAAAACATGCCTGACACGGCGCTTCAGACCAAAAAAGTCGCCATGACGGTATCCGGCAACTGGGCGCTTCAAGCCTTTGCGGAACAGGATTTTAATCTTGGCGTCGGGGTCCTGCCAAAGCTGAAGGAAAGCAACACGCTGCTGGACGGGGCGCCAACAGTCATTTTCAAATCAACCAAACATCCTGAAGAAGCTTGGCTGCTGTACAAATATATGACGGACCCTGAATCGGTGCTGCCGCTGATCGAGGGCGGATTATGGATGCCGCTGAAGAAAGAGTGGTACACGAATCCCGAGTTGATCAACAAATGGGCAGCAGGGAACAAAGCGCATCCGGAAGGCTACACGGAAGCCTTTATGAAACAAACCATTGAAAACGGATTCCGCACTCCCGGCTTTGAAGTGAAGAATCTGGACAAGATCAACGCGCTCGTCACGCCCGCACTCGATTTGGTGTGGACGGGCAAACAAAAAGCGGAAGAGGCACTAAAAGGCGTGGAGCCCAAAGTACTGCCGCTTATTGAGGGATATTACGGAAGGTGA
- a CDS encoding M24 family metallopeptidase: MEAQRLSKVREVIEQQEIDALLISSPFNRRYVTGFTGTAGWAVITQDQAWLVTDFRYVSQAGQQAKEFEVVQHGGQPLELIREKLSAAGVKKMGFEKHHVPFADYETYERTFAGIELTPIGDVIEKLRGIKDEGEQHCIRKAIEITEKAFAFILGVMKPGVTEREVAAELEYFMRKNGAVSSAYPIIVASGARSALPHGLASDKPLGMDEFVTMDFGANYEGYCSDLTRTVFIGKPTERHREIYRIVLEANQSVLEGLKPGMTGKEGDSLAREYISGRGYGDYFGHGLGHAFGLEIHEPMRFSQQTEDKLEPGMIMTVEPGIYLPDFGGVRIEDNILVTDTGIEVLTTSNKELIVL, from the coding sequence ATGGAAGCTCAGCGACTCAGCAAGGTAAGGGAAGTGATCGAGCAGCAGGAAATAGATGCACTGTTGATTTCCAGTCCGTTTAACCGGAGATATGTTACCGGCTTTACGGGAACTGCCGGTTGGGCTGTAATTACTCAGGATCAAGCGTGGCTAGTGACCGATTTTCGTTATGTCAGCCAAGCGGGGCAGCAAGCCAAGGAATTTGAAGTGGTGCAGCATGGGGGCCAGCCGCTTGAGCTGATCCGCGAAAAACTGAGCGCCGCCGGCGTCAAGAAAATGGGATTTGAAAAACATCATGTTCCCTTTGCCGACTATGAAACGTACGAGCGCACGTTTGCCGGCATCGAACTAACGCCAATTGGGGACGTCATCGAAAAGCTGCGAGGCATTAAGGATGAGGGGGAGCAGCACTGTATTCGGAAAGCAATCGAAATTACGGAAAAGGCCTTTGCGTTTATTCTGGGTGTAATGAAGCCTGGCGTTACCGAAAGGGAGGTGGCGGCGGAGCTGGAATATTTCATGCGCAAAAACGGCGCGGTGTCGTCGGCGTATCCGATCATCGTCGCTTCCGGCGCGCGCTCGGCACTTCCGCACGGATTAGCCAGTGACAAGCCACTCGGAATGGATGAATTCGTGACCATGGATTTTGGCGCGAATTACGAAGGATACTGTTCCGATTTGACGCGCACGGTTTTTATCGGCAAACCGACCGAACGCCATCGGGAGATTTACCGGATTGTGCTGGAAGCGAACCAATCCGTCCTGGAGGGGCTGAAACCGGGAATGACCGGGAAGGAGGGTGACTCGTTGGCCAGGGAATATATTTCCGGCCGCGGGTATGGGGATTATTTCGGTCATGGTCTCGGCCACGCCTTCGGTTTGGAGATTCACGAGCCCATGCGGTTTTCCCAACAAACGGAGGATAAGCTGGAACCCGGCATGATTATGACGGTTGAACCCGGCATTTACCTGCCTGATTTTGGGGGCGTCCGCATCGAAGACAACATTCTGGTTACCGATACGGGCATCGAAGTGCTGACAACATCGAATAAAGAACTGATTGTGCTGTAA
- a CDS encoding carbohydrate ABC transporter permease, with translation MLASLLLSFTDYRIVNTPKFIGLANYIRLFDGTDPYFYNSLWVTLKYVILRVPLGLVFSFMAAFLLNMQFIRGKSVFRTIFYLPSIVPAVASSMIWLWLFSPDLGLFNSVLEALNLPTLNWLYSEQTVVPSIVLMSLWGMGSTIIIFLAGLQGVPRSLYEAATVDGAGALRKFQHITIPMMTPIIFFNLIMGSIGAFQVFTEALIMTQGGPNNASLFYNYYIYRQAFQFGEMGQASAIAWILFIIILLVTVIFFRTSKSWVFYESEV, from the coding sequence ATGCTTGCCAGTTTGCTGCTCAGCTTTACGGATTACCGGATTGTCAACACGCCTAAATTTATCGGACTCGCCAATTATATTCGGCTCTTTGACGGAACGGACCCCTATTTCTACAACTCGTTATGGGTCACCTTGAAATACGTGATTCTCCGTGTTCCGCTGGGCCTTGTGTTCTCTTTTATGGCTGCGTTTTTGCTGAACATGCAATTCATTCGCGGCAAATCCGTCTTTCGCACGATCTTTTACTTGCCGTCTATTGTGCCTGCTGTCGCCTCTTCCATGATCTGGCTCTGGTTGTTCAGTCCCGATCTGGGATTGTTCAACAGCGTTCTTGAAGCGTTGAATCTGCCCACGCTCAACTGGCTGTATTCCGAACAAACGGTGGTGCCTTCGATTGTGCTGATGAGTCTTTGGGGAATGGGTAGCACGATCATCATCTTCCTAGCAGGCTTGCAAGGGGTGCCACGATCCTTGTATGAGGCGGCTACTGTGGATGGTGCCGGTGCCCTCCGGAAATTCCAGCATATTACGATTCCGATGATGACGCCAATTATCTTCTTTAATTTGATCATGGGGTCAATCGGAGCCTTTCAGGTGTTTACTGAGGCGCTGATTATGACGCAGGGAGGTCCCAATAACGCCAGCCTGTTTTATAACTACTATATTTACCGGCAGGCCTTTCAGTTTGGCGAAATGGGGCAAGCCTCCGCCATTGCGTGGATTCTGTTTATCATCATCCTTTTGGTTACGGTTATATTCTTCCGCACATCGAAGTCCTGGGTATTCTATGAAAGCGAGGTGTAG
- a CDS encoding (2Fe-2S)-binding protein, whose protein sequence is MERITNHPILGPLKGRKEAVSFTFDGRELTGLQGEPIAAALLASGIRRLRRHEESGTARGLYCAIGHCMECRLNVEGRGQVRSCLTPLEEGMRISEGRQLSNEITGRKLP, encoded by the coding sequence ATGGAACGGATTACGAATCATCCGATTTTGGGTCCGCTGAAGGGGAGGAAGGAAGCGGTCAGCTTTACGTTTGACGGCAGAGAGCTGACCGGACTTCAGGGTGAGCCTATTGCCGCGGCACTGCTGGCCTCGGGGATTCGCAGACTGCGCAGGCATGAGGAGTCCGGCACCGCTCGCGGGCTGTATTGTGCCATCGGCCACTGTATGGAATGCCGGCTGAACGTGGAAGGGAGGGGGCAGGTGCGCTCCTGCCTTACCCCGCTCGAAGAGGGGATGCGGATTTCGGAAGGGCGGCAGCTTTCCAATGAAATTACGGGGAGGAAGCTGCCATGA
- a CDS encoding carbohydrate ABC transporter permease translates to MKKSRRIQQIIVYLFLIGGAAFCLLPLFWLVRSSMMNSLQIFEMPPKWIPSPFRLQNYVEALTTIDFFQFFRNTLFITVSCLFGALFSSSIGAYSYARLEWPGRRLFFGLLLASMMLPSAVTLIPTFIGWRFADLINTYFPLILPVWLGSAFDIFLLRQFYSTIPKDMDEAAYVDGAGPWTIFTRIIIPLSKPPLIVIGLFSFMNSWNDFMGPLVYLNEERKFTLALGLQMFQSLHSAQWHLLMAASTVVILPVIVVFFIGQRYFIEGITLTGMKG, encoded by the coding sequence GTGAAGAAAAGCCGCCGTATTCAGCAAATTATCGTGTATTTGTTCCTCATTGGGGGAGCTGCCTTCTGTTTACTCCCGCTGTTTTGGCTGGTACGCAGTTCGATGATGAATTCGTTGCAAATTTTTGAGATGCCTCCGAAGTGGATTCCTTCGCCGTTTCGGCTGCAAAACTATGTGGAGGCACTGACCACCATCGACTTTTTTCAGTTTTTCCGCAACACCTTGTTCATTACCGTCAGCTGTCTGTTTGGAGCACTCTTTAGCAGCTCGATTGGAGCCTACAGCTACGCCAGACTGGAATGGCCGGGAAGGCGGCTCTTCTTCGGCTTGCTGCTGGCCAGCATGATGCTTCCCAGCGCCGTCACCTTGATTCCCACTTTTATCGGCTGGAGGTTTGCCGATCTGATCAATACGTATTTTCCGCTGATTTTGCCGGTGTGGTTGGGCTCTGCCTTCGATATCTTTTTGCTCCGGCAGTTTTATTCCACGATACCGAAAGACATGGATGAAGCCGCATATGTGGATGGGGCAGGCCCGTGGACCATTTTCACCCGGATCATCATTCCTTTGTCTAAACCGCCACTCATCGTGATTGGATTGTTTTCCTTTATGAATTCCTGGAACGACTTCATGGGACCGCTGGTGTACTTGAATGAGGAGAGAAAGTTCACGCTAGCATTAGGCCTGCAGATGTTCCAGTCGCTTCACAGTGCGCAGTGGCACCTTCTGATGGCGGCCTCGACCGTGGTCATTTTACCGGTCATCGTGGTTTTTTTCATAGGCCAGCGTTATTTTATCGAAGGGATTACGTTGACCGGAATGAAAGGGTAA